The Arthrobacter sp. PM3 genome contains the following window.
GGCCGGCCAGCAACAAGCAGGGCAAGCGGCACTACGGCACCCACGCCTTCCTGATCGTCATGGCCGCGATCTGGCTGGTGCCCCTGGGCTGGGCCATTTTCACGGCCCTGCGGCCCAAGGCGGACACAGACAAATACGGCTACTTCAGCACCGGCGGCGCCTTCAACTTCGACAACTTCACCCAGGCCTGGACCCAGGGCGGCTTCGCCCAGCTGTTCTGGAACTCCGTGCTCATCACGGTCCCGTCCGTGCTCCTGATCCTGTTCTTCGCCTCCATGATGGCGTTCGCCGTCAGCCGGGTGAACTGGAAGTTCAACATCACGCTGCTGATCATGTTCACCGCCGGCAACCTGCTGCCCCCGCAGGTGCTCGCAGCCCCGCTCTTTGAAATGTTCAAGCACTTCGAACTGCCGTACGCGCTCAGCGACTCCGGGAACCTGCTCAACACCTACATCAGCGTGATCGCCGTGGACACCGCCTTCCAGATCGGCTTCGTGACGTTCGTGCTCTCCAACTACATGAAGGCCCTCTCCCCCGAGCTGACCGAGGCGGCCCTCGTGGACGGCGCCGGCGTCTGGCGCCAGTACTGGGACATCATCCTCCCCCTGTGCCGCCCGGCCCTGGCCGCCATGGCCACCCTCGAAGTCATCTTCATTTACAACGACTTCTTCTGGCCCCTGCTGTTCATCCAGAGCGGCGACCGCCTCCCGGTGACCACCGCCATCAACAACCTCCAGGGCCAGTTCCTCGCCAACTACAACCTGATCGCCGCCGGCGCCATGATCACGGCAATTCCGGCCCTGGTCATCTACCTGCTCCTGCAGCGCCATTTCGTGGCGGGCCTGACCCTCGGCTCCAGCAAAGGATAAACGTGGACAACAACAACCAGAGCACCCCCTCAGCCATGGACTACATCACCGCCCGCCTGGGCGCCGAGGGTTCCCCGATGCTTGCCTTCGGCGGCGACTACAACCCGGAGCAGTGGCCCGAGGAGACCTGGGACGAGGACGTCCGGCTGATGCGCGAGGCCGGCGTCAACCTGGTCAGCGTGGGCATCTTCAGCTGGTCGCTGCTGGAACCGTCCGAGGGCGTCTACGAATTCGGCTGGCTGGACCGTGTCCTGGACCTGCTGCATGCCAACGGCATCCGGGTGGACCTGGCCAACGCAACAGCCTCCCCGCCGCCGTGGTTCAGCCACAAGTATCCCCAGTCACTGCCGGTAACGGCCGACGGCGTGCGGCACAGTTACGGTTCGCGGCAGGCTTTCGCCGCGTCCAGCCCAGAATACCGCCGGGCTGCCGCGGCGCTGACGGAACAGATCGCCGTCCGGTACAAGGACCACCCCGCCGTCGTGATGTGGCACGTCCACAACGAGTACGGCTGCCACAACCAGCCGGACTTCTCCGACGGCGCCGCCGCCGGCTTCCGCGTCTGGCTCGAACGCCGGTACGGCAGCCTCGACGCGCTCAATGCCGCGTGGGGCACCGCCTTCTGGTCCCAGCGCTACACGGACTGGGCCGAGATCCTGCCGCCGCGGACCTCCGGGACCTGGGTCAACCCGACCCAGCAGCTGGACTTCGCCCGCTATTCCTCCGACGAGCTGCTCGAATGCTACAAGGCCGAGGCCGCGATCATCCGTTCCCACTCCGACCATCCCGTGACCACCAACTTCATGGGCTTCAACATGGGCCTGCACCAGCCGGTGGACTACTGGCGCTGGTCCCAGGAGATGGACGTGGTCTCCAACGACCACTACCTCATTGCCGAGGACGCACGGAACTTCCAGGAGCTGGCGGCCACCGCCGACCTCACCCGCGGCTGGGCCAACGGCAAGCCCTGGCTGCTGATGGAGCATTCGACGTCGGCCGTCAACTGGCAGCCGCGCAACATCGCCAAGGCGCCGGGCGAGATGCTGCGCAATTCCCTGCAGCACGTGGCCCGCGGCGCCGACGGCGCCCTGTTCTTCCAGTGGCGGGCCTCGCGGGCCGGTGCCGAGAAGTTCCACTCCGGGCTGCTGCCGCATGCCGGCACTGACACCAAGGTGTGGCGCGAGGTGGTCCAGCTGGGCCAGGCGCTGCGCAGCCTGGCGGAAATCAGCGGCTCGGTGGTCACGGGGGCCTCCGGCCGGGTGGACGTCGCCATCCTCCACGACACCGATGCCCGCTGGGCCTCGGAACTGGACTCGCACCCGAGCGTGGATGCCTCGAACATCGCGGAAACCCGGCGCTGGCATGACGCCTTCTACCGGGCCGGGATTCCCACGGACTTCCGCCAGAGCACGGACGACCTCTCCGGCTACCGGCTCGTCGTCGCGCCGATGCAGTACCTCGTCGGCGATGCCGGGGCGGCGAACCTGGACGCCTACGTCCGCGCTGGCGGCCACCTCGTCGTGACGTATTTCTCCGGTATCGTGGACGAAAATGACCACATCAGGCTTGGCGGCTACCCCGGCGCATTCAGCGGACTGCTGGGCGTGCGGATGGAGGAGTTCTTCCCCTTGCGTGCCGGCGAGAGCGTCCCGCTCAGCGGCTTCGGCGCAGGCACGTGCTGGAACGAACTGGGACAGGCCACCACTGCCGAGGTCCTCGCGGAGGTGGCCGGCGGCCCGGCCGCCGGTTCTCCGGCCGTGACCCGCAACCGCGCCGGAAGCGGCCGGTCCTACTATGTCGCCACCACGCTCGCTCCGGAGGGCATGGCCGAGCTTCTCAGCGTCGTCTGCGCCGATGCCGGGGTGCAGCCGCTCCTTCCGGACCTGCCGGCCGGGGTGGAAGTTGCCCGGCGCAGCAAGGACGGGACCGACTGGACGTTTTGCATCAACCACGGGGCGGACGACGTCAGGCTGCCGCTGGACGGCGTCGACGTCCTCACCGGCGCCGAGCTCGACGGCGGCCTGGGCCTCGCTGCCGGAGGCGTCGCCGTCATCCGGACCCGGGCCGCCGAACTGGTCGGCTCGTCCGCCAGCCAATCAGACCAGTCAACCCACCCACGCCTGTAAGGACTCCAGATGCTAGCCGCTGCCCGCCATTCCGCCATCCTCGCCGAGGTCCAGCGTGAACGGATCGTCCGCGTCGCGGACCTCGCCAAGATGCTCGGGGTCTCGCTCATGACCGTGCGGCGGGACATCGATGCCCTGGACGCGGCCGGCAGCGTGGAGAAGATCCATGGCGGGGCCAAGCTGCCCGGCGGCGCCAGCACCCACGAGCCGGGCTTCGAGCTGAAGGTGACCCAGCTCAAGGACGAGAAGATGGCGATCGCGCAGGAGGCCGCCGCCCAGGTCCGCGAGGGCATGGCGGTGGGGCTCAGCGCCGGCACCACCACGTGGGCGCTGGCGCAGCTGCTGTCCGCCGGGCCGCGGATCACGGTGGTCACCAACTCCGTGCGGATCGCGGACGTCTTCCACCAGAGCTCCTCGCCATCCACCGTGATCCTGACCGGCGGCGAACGCACCCCCTCCGATGCCCTCGTCGGCCCGCTTGCCACGTCCGCCCTCCGGCAACTGCACCTGGACGTGCTGTTCCTCGGCGTCCACGGCGCGGACGCCGACGCCGGGTTCACCACGCCCAACGTCCTGGAAGCGGAAACCGACCGGGCCTTCGTGGCCGCGGCCCGCCGGGTGGTGGTCCTGGCCGACCACACCAAGTGGGGCACCCTGGGCATCAGCACCATCGCCGACCTCGAGGACGCTGACGAACTCATCAGCGACGACCTCCTGGGCGGGGAAGCCCGGCGCATCCTCGGCGAGCGCGTCGGGCGGCTCCGCCTGGCGCGCACGGCTTCTGACGCCGGCGCCGCCACGGGCTGACCTCAACGGCCCCGCCCACCACTCATCACTACGCCTGGAGCTACCGTGAACAACCCGGACCTCACCCTTGTCCCCGAGACCCGTCCCCCGGGTGTCAGATCCGTGGGCGTCCCGCCTGCCGAGCCGCTGCACCTGCGCCGCTCCGGCACATCCTTGCTCATCGACTTCAGCACGGGCGAGCCCGCGATGCTGCACTTCGGCGCCGACCTCGGCCCCGCCCTGCCGGACCTGTCGCTGCTGGGCGACGCGGTGCCGCACTCGGCCCTCGACATCCCGGTCACCCTGGGACTGATCCCGCAGGCCTCCTCCGGGTGGCGGGGGCGGCCCGGCCTCCGCGGGCACCGGAACGGCCAGGCGTTCTCGGCCCGCCTGCGCGTTGTCGGGGTGGAACAGGCGGAGGCGGGCTCGGCCGTCATCACCCAGGCCGACGCGGAGGCGGGCGTCACCGTCCGTACCGAGGTCAGGATCAACGACGGCGGCCTCCTCCAGCTCCGGCACCGGCTCCACAACGACGGTGCGGATCCCTACAGCCTCGACGAACTGGCCGCGGTGCTGCCCGTGGGCCGCGCGGCCACCGAAGTCCTGGACCTGACCGGCCGCTGGTGCCGGGAGTCCCACCCGCAGCGACTGCCGCTGCACCAGGGCACCTGGGTCCGGTCCGGCCGGCACGGCCGCACCGGCCACGACGCCCCGCTCCTTCTGGCCGCCGGGACCGCCGGGTTCGGCAACCGCCACGGCCAGGTCTGGGCCGTGCATCTGGGCTGGAGCGGCAACCACGAGAGCTTCGTTGACGCCGTGGCGGACGGCCGGACTGTCATCGGCGCCTCGGAACTGCTCGGTGCCGGCGAGATCGTCCTCGCCCCGGACACCGGGTACGAGACTCCGTGGCTGTTCGCCGCGTACTCCGCCGCCGGGCTGGACGGCATCAGCGACGCCTTCTACGCCTGGTTCCGCGGCCGGCCCCACCACCCCGGCAGCCGGTCCGGCAAAGCCCGGCCCGTGACGCTCAACGTCTGGGAAGCGGTGTATTTCGACCACCGCCTGCCCGTGCTGCTGGAACTGGCCGAGTCCGCCGCCGGCCTGGGCGTGGAACGCTACGTGCTCGACGACGGCTGGTTCCGCGGCCGGCGCAACGACACCGCGGGACTGGGCGACTGGTACGTCGACGAGGAGCGCTGGCCCGGCGGCCTGGCCCCGCTGGTCGACGCGGTCACCGGCCACGGCATGGAATTCGGGCTCTGGGTTGAGCCGGAGATGATCAGCGAAGACTCGGACCTGGCCCGCGCCCACCCGGACTGGATCGCCGGTCCGGCCACGCACGCCACGCCCGGCCTTCCCGGCAGCAACGGCCGGCTGCCCGAACGCTGGCGGCACCAGCAGGTCCTCGACCTCGTCAACCCCGACGCCTGGCAGTACGTCTTCGGCCGGCTGGACGCCCTGCTGCGTGAGTACCGGATCAGCTACCTCAAGTGGGACCAGAACCGGGACCTGACCGAGATGGGCCACGCCGGCCGACCCTCGGTACACGACCAGACCCTGGCCGTGTACCGGCTGCTCGACGAACTCCGCAAAGCCCATCCCGGCGTCGAGATCGAAAGCTGCTCCTCCGGCGGCGGCCGCGTGGACCTCGGCATCCTGGAACGCACCGACCGGATCTGGGCCTCGGACTGCAACGACGCCCTGGAACGGCAGACCATCCAGCGGTGGACCGGCCTGGTGGTGCCGCCGGAACTCGTCGGATCGCATGTCGGGCCCACCACAAGCCACACCACGGCGCGCACGCACGATCTTTCCTTCCGGGCCGTCACCGCGATGTTCGGCCACTTCGGCCTCGAATGGGATGTCCGGCACCTCGCCGGTTCCGAGCGCACCGAACTTGCCGCGGTGATCGCGCTGTTCAAGGAGTACCGCCCGCTCCTGCACAGTGGACGCATGGTGCGCGCCGACGAGCCCGATCCGTCGCTCCGGCTGCACGGTGTCGTATCCCACGACGGCGCCGAAGCCCTCTTCGCGCTGGTGTCCGTGGCGACGTCGTACGCCGAATTCCCCGGCCGGATCTGCCTGCCGGGCCTGCTGCCGGACGCCGCATACCGGGTGGAGGCGCTGTACCCGGCGGCCGAAGACCGCCGGGCCTTCCTGCAGACGGAACACCCGGCATGGCTCGCCGGCGGCGTCGACGCGACCGGCCGCTTCCTGGCGGAGTCCGGCCTCCCGATGCCCGTCCTCAACCCGGAACACGGCCTGCTCCTGGCCGTCCGCCGCGCCACCGCTGACACTCCAGCCGCAACCGGCGGCCACGCCGTAAGGAACTCCTAGCATGGGCACCATCACGAAACGCTCCTACAAGCTCTCCGACGGCCGGGACATCATCTACTTCGATGACTCCGACACCGTGCTGCCGCCGGAGCGCGGCAACGACCTCCGCGAGCCGACGGTCCGGCCGCCGACGGCCACCATGCGCCAGGACATCCTGACCGGCGAGTGGATTTCGATCGCGGCCGCACGGCAGAACCGCGTGGTGCTGCCGCCCTCGCACTTGGACCCGTTGGCCCCGGCCTCCCCCGGGAACCCCTCGGAGATCCCGAGCCTGTATGACGTCGCCGTCTTCGAAAACAAGTCCCCGTCCTTCGGCCCCGACCTCGGGGGCGCCGCCGCCCCGGAGGGCCTGGCGGACCTCGCCCGGGTGGGGCTGGGCCGCAGCCGGCAGTCCGTGGGCCGGTGCGAAGTGGTGTGCTTCTCCCCCGAACACACCGGTTCCCTCGCGGACCTGCCGCTGTCCCGGATGCGCACCGTGGTGGAGGCCTGGGCGGACCGGACGGCCGCGCTGTCGGCGCTGCCCGGCGTCGAACAGGTCTTTCCGTTCGAGAACCGCGGCGAGGCGATCGGGGTGACCCTGCACCATCCGCACGGGCAGATCTACGCCTACCCCTACATCACGCCCCGCACGGCCCAGCTGGTCCGCACGATCGAGACCTACGGCGGGCCGCTGTTCGAGGACGTCCTGGCCTTCGAGCAGAAGTCCGAGCGGGTGCTGCTCCAGGGCGACCACTGGACCGCGTTCGTCCCGTTTGCCGCGCGCTGGCCGGTGGAGGTGCACATGCTCCCGCACCGGCACGTCCCGGACCTCGCCGCCACCACGGACGAGGAACGCGATGAGTTCTCCGCGTTGTACGGCCGCCTCCTGCGCGGCGTCGACGCCCTCTACGACACGCCGACCCCGTACATTTCGGCCTGGCACCAGGCCCCGGTCCACGCCCACCGGGACGACATCCGGCTCATGCTGCAGCTGACCTCGCCCCGCCGGGAGGAGGACAAGCTCAAGTACCTCGCGGGGTCGGAGGCCGCGATGGGGGCGTTCATCGCGGACATCCCGCCGGAAACTGCCGCCGCCCGGCTACGCGAAGCCATCGAAAAGGACACCCGGCCATGAATCAAGCTCTTCAGCGGGGAAGTGAGTACTTCTCCAGCCAGTTCGGCGGCGCCCCGGACGGCCTGTGGTCTGCGCCGGGCCGGGTCAACCTGATCGGCGAGCACACGGACTACAACGAAGGTTTCGCGTTCCCGCTCGCAATCGACAAGCGCACCACCGTGGCCGCCCGTGCCCGGGAAGACCGGCTCCTGCGGGTCGCCAGCAGCGCCTTTCCCGGCGTCGTGGAGGCGAACCTCGATGCCCTCACCCCGGACGCCCTTACGGGCTGGGCCGCGTACCCCCTCGGCGTGGCCTGGGCGATGTCCCGCGCGGCAGCCGGCGACGGCGGCGCCTCCTCCGGCGCCCGGCTCACCGGCATGGACCTGGCGCTGACCTCGAACGTCCCGGCCGGCGCGGGGCTGTCCTCCTCGGCCGCCGTCGAGTGCGCGGTGGCCGTGGCGCTGAATGACCTCTGGGGGCTTGGCCTGGACCGGCAGGAACTCGCCCGGATCGGCCAGCTGGCCGAGAATAAGGTGGTCGGCGCGCCCACCGGCATCATGGACCAGTCGGCCTCGCTCCTGGGCGAGCCGGATCACGGCATCCTGCTGGACTGCCAGAACCTGTTGACGGAGAGCGTCGCCCTCGGCTTCGCCGCGGCAGGGGCGGGGCTGCTCGTGATCGACACCCGCACCAGCCACTCGCACGCTGACGGCGGCTATGCCAGCCGCCGCCGCTCCTGCGAGGACGGCGCCCGGGCCATGGGCGTCGGGAGCCTGCGGGCACTGGGGCCGGAGGACCTTCCCCGTGCGGCGGACCTGCTGGACGAGAAGACCTACCGACGGGTCCGGCACATCATCACCGAAAACCAGCGGGTACTGGACACTGTCGCCGCACTGCGCGGTTCAGGCGCCGCCGCGATCGGACCGTTCCTCAACGCATCCCACGTCTCCATGCGGGACGACTTCGAGATCTCCACCCCCGAGCTCGACCTCGCCGTGGCCAGCGCACAGGAGCTGGGCGCCATCGGCGCGCGCATGACCGGCGGCGGCTTTGGCGGCGCGGCCATCGCACTGGTCCGCAACGACGACGCCGGCAGGGTCGCCGGGGGCATTGCCCGCAGCTTCGCCCGGGCCGGGTACACGGCCCCGGCGATCTTCCCGGTCACCGCGTCCGGAGGCGCCCGCCGCGACCTTTAGCCAGCCGCTGATCGTAAACCCGGCGCTGTCCCAGGCGCGTCCCGTCAGGCGGGTAGGAGCCGGGCGGCGTCGGCGAGCAGTTCCACCGAACGCAGCCGGGCTTCGGTGCCGGTGCTCTGATGCGCCACGATCAGCTCGTCGGCGTCGGCGTGCTGCGTGAACTCCTCCAGGTACGCCAGGAC
Protein-coding sequences here:
- a CDS encoding carbohydrate ABC transporter permease, which codes for MSIAHPTDAAAAGTPADAGQPSSGAGSTGPRPVRPASNKQGKRHYGTHAFLIVMAAIWLVPLGWAIFTALRPKADTDKYGYFSTGGAFNFDNFTQAWTQGGFAQLFWNSVLITVPSVLLILFFASMMAFAVSRVNWKFNITLLIMFTAGNLLPPQVLAAPLFEMFKHFELPYALSDSGNLLNTYISVIAVDTAFQIGFVTFVLSNYMKALSPELTEAALVDGAGVWRQYWDIILPLCRPALAAMATLEVIFIYNDFFWPLLFIQSGDRLPVTTAINNLQGQFLANYNLIAAGAMITAIPALVIYLLLQRHFVAGLTLGSSKG
- a CDS encoding beta-galactosidase; this translates as MDYITARLGAEGSPMLAFGGDYNPEQWPEETWDEDVRLMREAGVNLVSVGIFSWSLLEPSEGVYEFGWLDRVLDLLHANGIRVDLANATASPPPWFSHKYPQSLPVTADGVRHSYGSRQAFAASSPEYRRAAAALTEQIAVRYKDHPAVVMWHVHNEYGCHNQPDFSDGAAAGFRVWLERRYGSLDALNAAWGTAFWSQRYTDWAEILPPRTSGTWVNPTQQLDFARYSSDELLECYKAEAAIIRSHSDHPVTTNFMGFNMGLHQPVDYWRWSQEMDVVSNDHYLIAEDARNFQELAATADLTRGWANGKPWLLMEHSTSAVNWQPRNIAKAPGEMLRNSLQHVARGADGALFFQWRASRAGAEKFHSGLLPHAGTDTKVWREVVQLGQALRSLAEISGSVVTGASGRVDVAILHDTDARWASELDSHPSVDASNIAETRRWHDAFYRAGIPTDFRQSTDDLSGYRLVVAPMQYLVGDAGAANLDAYVRAGGHLVVTYFSGIVDENDHIRLGGYPGAFSGLLGVRMEEFFPLRAGESVPLSGFGAGTCWNELGQATTAEVLAEVAGGPAAGSPAVTRNRAGSGRSYYVATTLAPEGMAELLSVVCADAGVQPLLPDLPAGVEVARRSKDGTDWTFCINHGADDVRLPLDGVDVLTGAELDGGLGLAAGGVAVIRTRAAELVGSSASQSDQSTHPRL
- a CDS encoding DeoR/GlpR family DNA-binding transcription regulator, giving the protein MLAAARHSAILAEVQRERIVRVADLAKMLGVSLMTVRRDIDALDAAGSVEKIHGGAKLPGGASTHEPGFELKVTQLKDEKMAIAQEAAAQVREGMAVGLSAGTTTWALAQLLSAGPRITVVTNSVRIADVFHQSSSPSTVILTGGERTPSDALVGPLATSALRQLHLDVLFLGVHGADADAGFTTPNVLEAETDRAFVAAARRVVVLADHTKWGTLGISTIADLEDADELISDDLLGGEARRILGERVGRLRLARTASDAGAATG
- a CDS encoding alpha-galactosidase, translated to MGVPPAEPLHLRRSGTSLLIDFSTGEPAMLHFGADLGPALPDLSLLGDAVPHSALDIPVTLGLIPQASSGWRGRPGLRGHRNGQAFSARLRVVGVEQAEAGSAVITQADAEAGVTVRTEVRINDGGLLQLRHRLHNDGADPYSLDELAAVLPVGRAATEVLDLTGRWCRESHPQRLPLHQGTWVRSGRHGRTGHDAPLLLAAGTAGFGNRHGQVWAVHLGWSGNHESFVDAVADGRTVIGASELLGAGEIVLAPDTGYETPWLFAAYSAAGLDGISDAFYAWFRGRPHHPGSRSGKARPVTLNVWEAVYFDHRLPVLLELAESAAGLGVERYVLDDGWFRGRRNDTAGLGDWYVDEERWPGGLAPLVDAVTGHGMEFGLWVEPEMISEDSDLARAHPDWIAGPATHATPGLPGSNGRLPERWRHQQVLDLVNPDAWQYVFGRLDALLREYRISYLKWDQNRDLTEMGHAGRPSVHDQTLAVYRLLDELRKAHPGVEIESCSSGGGRVDLGILERTDRIWASDCNDALERQTIQRWTGLVVPPELVGSHVGPTTSHTTARTHDLSFRAVTAMFGHFGLEWDVRHLAGSERTELAAVIALFKEYRPLLHSGRMVRADEPDPSLRLHGVVSHDGAEALFALVSVATSYAEFPGRICLPGLLPDAAYRVEALYPAAEDRRAFLQTEHPAWLAGGVDATGRFLAESGLPMPVLNPEHGLLLAVRRATADTPAATGGHAVRNS
- the galT gene encoding galactose-1-phosphate uridylyltransferase, with the protein product MGTITKRSYKLSDGRDIIYFDDSDTVLPPERGNDLREPTVRPPTATMRQDILTGEWISIAAARQNRVVLPPSHLDPLAPASPGNPSEIPSLYDVAVFENKSPSFGPDLGGAAAPEGLADLARVGLGRSRQSVGRCEVVCFSPEHTGSLADLPLSRMRTVVEAWADRTAALSALPGVEQVFPFENRGEAIGVTLHHPHGQIYAYPYITPRTAQLVRTIETYGGPLFEDVLAFEQKSERVLLQGDHWTAFVPFAARWPVEVHMLPHRHVPDLAATTDEERDEFSALYGRLLRGVDALYDTPTPYISAWHQAPVHAHRDDIRLMLQLTSPRREEDKLKYLAGSEAAMGAFIADIPPETAAARLREAIEKDTRP
- the galK gene encoding galactokinase, with the protein product MNQALQRGSEYFSSQFGGAPDGLWSAPGRVNLIGEHTDYNEGFAFPLAIDKRTTVAARAREDRLLRVASSAFPGVVEANLDALTPDALTGWAAYPLGVAWAMSRAAAGDGGASSGARLTGMDLALTSNVPAGAGLSSSAAVECAVAVALNDLWGLGLDRQELARIGQLAENKVVGAPTGIMDQSASLLGEPDHGILLDCQNLLTESVALGFAAAGAGLLVIDTRTSHSHADGGYASRRRSCEDGARAMGVGSLRALGPEDLPRAADLLDEKTYRRVRHIITENQRVLDTVAALRGSGAAAIGPFLNASHVSMRDDFEISTPELDLAVASAQELGAIGARMTGGGFGGAAIALVRNDDAGRVAGGIARSFARAGYTAPAIFPVTASGGARRDL